In Tubulanus polymorphus chromosome 2, tnTubPoly1.2, whole genome shotgun sequence, a single window of DNA contains:
- the LOC141899799 gene encoding actin-binding protein IPP-like isoform X2, whose product MNFKYKRAGNGIQSEIEVTDKTCQDLLAAADMFGLSDVTTACCGFLATQLHPSNCIGIFQFAESHSCLKLMKISEAYIENHFLQIVQEDEFLAMPKDNLIYLLKSENLKIDHELQVFQAALKWLLHNPSERRRAVFDVVAPIRFPIVAFKPLEKTVDDVADFSLKIALKKLLQDYHTDRRLPFEVKLSRLKLCQLQPRKNSRKKIYIIGGYSRPVGGRWSDLRTLSKNECFDSFQQEWIDQAPLRCARSGLGVAVLNGLIYAIGGENDSLIYDTVECFDPSQNKWTFIPNMTYPRSALAVCAFDEFIFAFGGWIGSEIGDCIEVYDPNLNLWKRVGAMKTKRVAMSIVEHQGLLYVIGGVSDLGLEMSLVESYNPVIQEWVTLASMHTKRAHFGAAVLDDYIYVVGGSNGYGDVLNTMERYSPILDKWQEMPNLSIGRAGPCVTTINGMIYVMGGHKAGDELHAPETLDTVECFDPQTSSWIEVGYMLSSHCEAGVAVL is encoded by the exons CAGATATGTTCGGCTTAAGCGATGTTACAACTGCTTGCTGCGGATTCCTTGCCACACAACTTCATCCGTCCAATTGTATCG GAATTTTTCAGTTCGCTGAAAGTCATTCGtgtttgaaattgatgaaaatcagCGAAGCCtatattgaaaatcatttcctTCAAATTGTCCAAGAAGACGAATTCCTAGCCATGCCCAAAGACAACCTCATATATCTGCTGAAAagtgaaaatctgaaaatcgaTCACGAACTTCAAGTCTTCCAAGCTGCTCTGAAATGGTTGCTTCATAATCCATCGGAACGTCGCAGGGCCGTGTTCGACGTAGTGGCGCCGATTAGATTTCCGATCGTTGCTTTCAAACCGCTCGAAAAAACCGTCGACGACGTCGCCGATTTCAGTTTGAAAATCGCGTTGAAAAAACTGCTGCAAGATTACCACACCGACCGCCGTCTGCCGTTCGAAGTTAAACTCAGCCGGTTGAAACTATGCCAACTGCAGCCGCGTAAAAATTCTCGAAAAAAGATCTATATCATCGGCGGATATAGTCGGCCGGTCGGAGGTCGATGGAGCGATCTTCGCACTTTGTCGAAAAACGAATGCTTCGATTCGTTTCAGCAAGAATGGATCGATCAAGCGCCATTGCGTTGCGCGCGTAGTGGTTTAGGCGTCGCTGTGCTGAACGGACTGATATACGCGATCGGCGGTGAAAACGATTCCCTCATCTATGACACCGTCGAATGCTTCGATCCATCCCAGAATAAATGGACCTTCATTCCGAACATGACGTATCCGAGATCGGCTCTGGCGGTGTGCGCGTTCGACGAGTTTATATTCGCGTTCGGCGGTTGGATCGGCTCTGAAATCGGCGATTGCATCGAAGTTTACGATCCCAACCTCAATTTGTGGAAACGCGTTGGCGCTATGAAAACTAAACGCGTGGCAATGTCCATCGTTGAACATCAAG GTCTCCTTTACGTAATTGGTGGAGTAAGTGATTTGGGATTAGAAATGTCCTTAGTGGAGAGTTACAACCCCGTAATACAAGAATGGGTGACACTGGCCAGTATGCATACAAAACGGGCACATTTCGGAGCTGCGGTTTTAGACGATTATATCTATGTTGTCGGTGGCTCGAATGGTTATGGAGATGTACTCAACACGATGGAACGCTATTCGCCAATTCTG GATAAATGGCAGGAGATGCCTAATCTGAGTATAGGCAGAGCTGGTCCCTGTGTTACTACTATCAACGGTATGATTTATGTTATGGGTGGCCATAAAGCGGGTGATGAACTGCACGCACCGGAGACGCTTGATACCGTCGAATGCTTTGATCCTCAAACAAGTAGTTGGATCGAAGTTGGTTATATGCTGTCTAGTCACTGTGAGGCTGGAGTGGCTGTTCTATAA
- the LOC141899206 gene encoding eukaryotic translation initiation factor 4H-like — MANYGSDHGGRDGGYNNYGGRQRGGYGRNGDDEYPQEIPTEPPFKAYVGNLPYSFVQEDLLKIFSNLDVKDARMINDRDTGKFKGFAYVEFADADNLSKALELHGSSCGERSMRVKVAHERTDGGGRGGYRGYDRGDRSFDRGGYRGGYRRGGGYNDRGGYGGGRFSSDQ, encoded by the exons ATGGCGAACTACGGCAGTGATCACGGTGGACGAGACGG CGGTTATAACAATTACGGTGGTAGACAAAGAGGTGGATACGGTAGAAATGGAGATGACGAATATCCACAAGAAATCCCTACTGAACCGCCGTTTAAAGCTTACGTCGGAAATCTACCTTATAGCTTCGTTCAAGAAGATCTACTCAAAATCTTCAGTAATTTAGAC GTTAAAGATGCTCGTATGATAAACGATAGAGATACTGGTAAATTCAAAGGATTTGCTTACGTCGAATTTGCCGATGCGGATAATTTAAGCAAGGCGCTTGAATTACACGGCTCA TCATGTGGTGAAAGAAGTATGCGGGTCAAAGTTGCGCATGAGCGGACTGACGGTGGAGGTCGTGGAG GCTACAGAGGTTATGATAGAGGCGACCGAAGTTTTGATAGAGGTGGATACCGAGGAGGTTACAGGCGCGGCGGCGGATATAACGATCGAGGCGGTTACGGGGGCGGTCGATTCTCGTCTGATCAATGA